In Gadus chalcogrammus isolate NIFS_2021 chromosome 1, NIFS_Gcha_1.0, whole genome shotgun sequence, one DNA window encodes the following:
- the mipb gene encoding major intrinsic protein of lens fiber b: MWEFRSMNFWRAVFAEFFGTMFFVFFGMGAALRWTTGPNHVLHVALCFGLAAATLIQSIGHISGGHINPAITFAYLVGSQMSLFRAVFYMAAQCLGAVAGAAVLYGVTPNNMRGNMAMNTLQPGISLGMGTTVEVFLTMQLVVCVFAVTDERRNGRMGSAALSIGFSVTIGHLMGMYYTGAGMNPARSFAPAILFRNFLNHWVYWVGPMIGAAMGALLYDFMLFPRMRGLSERLATLKGGRDPETENQQDTRGEPIELKTQAL, from the exons ATGTGGGAGTTCCGCTCCATGAATTTCTGGCGGGCCGTGTTCGCCGAGTTCTTCGGCACCATGTTCTTCGTGTTCTTCGGCATGGGCGCCGCGCTGCGCTGGACCACGGGCCCCAACCACGTGCTGCACGTGGCCCTGTGCTTCGGCCTGGCCGCCGCCACCCTCATCCAGTCCATAGGGCACATCAGCGGCGGCCACATCAACCCGGCCATCACCTTCGCCTACCTGGTGGGCTCCCAGATGTCCCTGTTCAGAGCCGTCTTCTACATGGCCGCCCAGTGCCTGGGCGCCGTGGCCGGGGCGGCCGTGCTCTACGGGGTCACGCCCAACAACATGAGGGGCAACATGGCCATGAACACG ttgCAGCCGGGCATCAGCCTGGGCATGGGCACCACGGTGGAGGTGTTCCTCACCATGCAGCTGGTGGTCTGTGTGTTCGCCGTGACCGACGAGAGGCGGAACGGACGCATGGGCTCCGCCGCTCTGTCCATCGGCTTCTCCGTCACCATCGGACACCTCATGGGG ATGTACTACACCGGTGCTGGCATGAACCCCGCTAGGTCCTTCGCCCCTGCTATCCTCTTCAGGAACTTCCTCAACCACTGG GTGTACTGGGTGGGGCCCATGATCGGGGCCGCCATGGGCGCGCTGCTGTACGACTTCATGCTGTTCCCCCGCATGCGGGGCCTCTCCGAGCGCCTGGCCACGCTGAAGGGCGGCCGGGACCCCGAGACGGAGAACCAGCAGGACACCCGCGGGGAGCCCATCGAGCTCAAGACGCAAGCCCTATAA